In the genome of Monodelphis domestica isolate mMonDom1 chromosome 2, mMonDom1.pri, whole genome shotgun sequence, one region contains:
- the LOC103095757 gene encoding histone H2A.N isoform X2: MEGTEMKIPRAGATVPRSFLRTGKRRGYMRTVSGKKKDFYFSYIAKILKQVHQDFSGYSWVLDALWSLDYYLFEQATLEAVRLSFYNHRRVVTSREMLEALNKVPLEGWM, from the exons ATGGaag GAACAGAGATGAAAATTCCGAGGGCAGGAGCTACAGTTCCCAGAAGCTTCCTCAGGACTGGGAAAAGACGTGGATACATGAGGACAGTCTCTGGGAAGAAGAAAGACTTCTACTTCAGTTACATTGCTAAAATCCTGAAGCAA GTCCATCAGGATTTCAGTGGGTACAGCTGGGTCTTGGATGCCCTGTGGTCACTGGATTACTATCTGTTTGAACAGGCTACCTTAGAGGCAGTAAGGCTGTCCTTCTATAATCACAGGAGAGTGGTCACCAGCAGAGAAATGCTTGAGGCATTGAATAAGGTGCCTCTGGAAGGATGGATGTAA
- the LOC103095757 gene encoding histone H2A.N isoform X1, whose amino-acid sequence MEVGTEMKIPRAGATVPRSFLRTGKRRGYMRTVSGKKKDFYFSYIAKILKQVHQDFSGYSWVLDALWSLDYYLFEQATLEAVRLSFYNHRRVVTSREMLEALNKVPLEGWM is encoded by the exons ATGGaag TAGGAACAGAGATGAAAATTCCGAGGGCAGGAGCTACAGTTCCCAGAAGCTTCCTCAGGACTGGGAAAAGACGTGGATACATGAGGACAGTCTCTGGGAAGAAGAAAGACTTCTACTTCAGTTACATTGCTAAAATCCTGAAGCAA GTCCATCAGGATTTCAGTGGGTACAGCTGGGTCTTGGATGCCCTGTGGTCACTGGATTACTATCTGTTTGAACAGGCTACCTTAGAGGCAGTAAGGCTGTCCTTCTATAATCACAGGAGAGTGGTCACCAGCAGAGAAATGCTTGAGGCATTGAATAAGGTGCCTCTGGAAGGATGGATGTAA